One window of Theropithecus gelada isolate Dixy chromosome 4, Tgel_1.0, whole genome shotgun sequence genomic DNA carries:
- the GPR31 gene encoding 12-(S)-hydroxy-5,8,10,14-eicosatetraenoic acid receptor — MPFPNCSAPNTVVATAVGVLLGLECWLGLLGNAVALWTFLFRVRVWKPYAVYLLNLALADLLLASCLPFLAVFYLSLQAWHLGHMGCWALRFLLDLSRSVGVAFLAAVALDRYLRVVHRQLKVNLLSPRAALGVSGLVWLLMVALTCPGLLISEAAQNSTRCHSFYPRADGSFSVIWQEALSCLQFVLPFGLIVFCNAGIIRALQKRLREPEKQPKLRRAQALVTVVVVLFTLCFLPCFLTRVLMHIVQNLGSFRALCAVAHTSEVTGSLTYLHSVLNPVVYCFSSPTFRSSYRRVFHTLRGKGQAAEPPGFNPRDSYS; from the coding sequence ATGCCATTCCCAAACTGCTCAGCCCCCAACACTGTGGTGGCCACAGCTGTGGGTGTcctgctggggctggagtgctgGCTGGGTCTGCTGGGCAACGCGGTGGCGCTGTGGACCTTCCTGTTCCGGGTCAGGGTGTGGAAGCCGTATGCTGTCTATCTGCTCAACCTGGCCCTGGCTGACCTGCTGTTGGCCTCGTGCCTGCCGTTCCTGGCTGTCTTCTACCTGAGCCTCCAGGCTTGGCATCTGGGCCACATGGGCTGCTGGGCCCTGCGCTTCCTGCTGGACCTCAGCCGCAGCGTGGGGGTGGCCTTCCTGGCCGCCGTGGCCTTGGACCGGTACCTCCGTGTGGTTCACCGTCAGCTTAAGGTCAACCTGCTGTCTCCTCGGGCGGCGCTGGGGGTCTCGGGCCTCGTCTGGCTCCTGATGGTCGCCCTCACCTGCCCTGGCTTGCTCATCTCTGAGGCTGCCCAGAACTCCACCAGGTGCCACAGTTTCTACCCCAGGGCAGACGGCTCCTTCAGTGTCATCTGGCAGGAAGCACTCTCCTGCCTTCAGTTTGTCCTCCCCTTTGGCCTCATCGTGTTCTGCAATGCAGGCATCATCAGAGCTCTCCAGAAAAGACTCCGGGAGCCTGAGAAACAGCCCAAGCTTCGGCGGGCCCAGGCACTGGTCACCGTGGTGGTGGTGCTGTTTACTCTATGCTTTCTGCCCTGCTTCCTGACCAGAGTCCTGATGCACATTGTCCAGAATCTGGGGAGCTTCAGGGCcctgtgcgcagtggctcatacctcgGAAGTCACGGGCAGCCTCACCTACCTGCACAGTGTGCTCAACCCCGTGGTGTACTGCTTCTCCAGCCCCACCTTCAGGAGCTCCTATCGGAGGGTCTTCCACACCCTCCGAGGCAAAGGGCAGGCAGCAGAGCCCCCAGGTTTCAACCCCAGAGACTCCTATTCCTGA